The Leptospira sp. WS39.C2 genome contains a region encoding:
- a CDS encoding flavin monoamine oxidase family protein has protein sequence MNRKTFLKNLTATAAGVNLLFPKKFYGQSTGVVSSETKTRPSGSKRAIVLGGGLSGLYSAYLLKQTGYDVTVIERGDSFGGRISTYTNPNLGIVQDLGGEWIGENQTDIKSLVKQLGLELVSANVSERFSLSKANADQHKISSGSIDTLDKVIDLHKSLGSNQKQGLDKINFASYARYQGLTEEEIRSMNELYRVILGADLNQISSESVLDDLSALQSALKPKYLVNGGAGQIIQSLVNQLKNQELLLGETATKVSQQKNQVSVELSSGRTIKGNLIVCTLPTAAVLDIKWTPTLPKDLIYSALRMQTGKISKNICFVKSNSNLSNFFQTTNTAAETFYVSDLAIGQNITAVTSISTGDRASLFEKGSDRQKKNLMSSALEEIGILDLVSENPFHFHSFQKSTGRSGFVSLFPPGSYGIKDVWNEPFERVFFAGEHLALHTGSMDSAVASAIQAVSKT, from the coding sequence ATGAATCGAAAAACATTCCTAAAAAATTTGACTGCCACTGCCGCAGGAGTGAACCTCCTTTTCCCTAAAAAATTCTACGGACAATCCACAGGTGTTGTCTCTTCCGAAACAAAAACAAGGCCATCTGGTTCCAAACGTGCCATCGTGCTAGGTGGTGGACTTTCGGGACTTTATTCCGCTTATTTACTCAAACAAACTGGATATGACGTAACTGTCATTGAACGTGGAGATTCTTTTGGTGGAAGGATCTCCACATACACAAATCCAAACCTGGGAATCGTACAAGACTTAGGTGGAGAATGGATCGGGGAAAACCAAACGGATATTAAAAGTTTGGTAAAACAACTTGGTTTGGAATTGGTGAGCGCAAATGTTTCTGAGAGATTTTCTCTCTCTAAAGCCAATGCAGACCAACACAAAATCTCCAGTGGTTCCATTGATACTTTAGACAAAGTCATCGATTTACACAAATCTTTAGGAAGTAATCAAAAACAAGGATTAGATAAAATCAATTTTGCATCCTATGCCAGATACCAAGGACTCACTGAAGAAGAAATTCGTTCTATGAATGAATTGTATCGAGTCATTTTGGGTGCGGACTTAAATCAAATTTCCAGTGAATCTGTCCTTGATGATTTGTCTGCCTTACAATCAGCACTAAAACCAAAATACCTAGTGAATGGAGGAGCAGGCCAAATCATCCAATCCCTAGTAAACCAATTGAAAAACCAAGAATTACTTTTAGGCGAAACAGCAACAAAAGTTTCCCAACAAAAAAACCAAGTCTCTGTTGAATTATCTTCTGGTAGAACCATCAAAGGGAATTTAATCGTTTGTACTTTACCAACAGCAGCAGTTTTAGATATCAAATGGACACCTACTTTGCCAAAAGATTTGATTTATTCTGCCCTTCGGATGCAAACAGGAAAAATTTCTAAGAATATCTGCTTTGTAAAAAGTAATTCAAATTTATCCAATTTTTTCCAAACAACAAATACTGCTGCTGAAACATTTTATGTTTCTGACCTAGCCATTGGACAAAATATAACTGCAGTTACATCAATATCAACTGGCGATCGAGCTTCTCTTTTTGAAAAAGGTAGTGATCGTCAGAAAAAAAATCTAATGTCCTCAGCACTTGAAGAAATTGGGATTCTCGACTTGGTTTCTGAAAATCCATTCCATTTCCATAGTTTCCAAAAATCAACGGGGCGGTCTGGATTTGTTTCGTTATTCCCACCGGGAAGTTATGGAATCAAAGATGTTTGGAATGAACCATTCGAAAGAGTATTTTTTGCAGGTGAACACCTTGCTTTGCATACTGGTAGTATGGATAGTGCTGTTGCTTCAGCCATACAAGCAGTTAGCAAAACTTAA
- a CDS encoding sensor histidine kinase, with product MKAAARIAIFYLFFGYLWIYFSDYTISLFFLSADDVREIQSFKGWGFVTISAFIIYFLLVRELKYQKKVLSEKFESDQLFQVILERIEDAVIVFNLDTWKIDFLSEQVCRLFDTKTKDIIANPQILIDRVFEGDRARMSHIWMNQLRENHTGLLYRIQRVDGKLKWALEHRLFIPSKNGSANKAVAVITDMTSYMENQTKLEQSLKENETLLTEVHHRVKNNLAVIISFLQLQVYSSPPETADILEQSIVRIKAIALVHEKLYSSKNLSGLSSVDYITSLVENIKLMYMRSDILIELDIQKMEFNIIDAIPMGLMITEMLTNSFRHAFKIPKQDAQIKIEFIVKENGQFDLKYRDNGIGFPIDFDYRKAETIGLSVIFSLSSQLNGREIECSSSPNNGVFYHFSFSPKRTFPNKN from the coding sequence GTGAAAGCAGCGGCCCGAATTGCAATATTTTATTTGTTTTTCGGGTATCTCTGGATTTATTTCTCTGATTATACAATTTCTCTTTTTTTTCTGTCCGCGGATGATGTTAGAGAAATACAAAGTTTTAAAGGTTGGGGTTTTGTAACAATCTCGGCCTTTATCATTTATTTTTTGCTCGTCCGTGAGTTAAAATACCAAAAAAAAGTTTTATCTGAAAAGTTTGAATCAGACCAACTGTTTCAAGTGATACTAGAACGGATAGAAGACGCTGTCATAGTATTTAATCTTGATACTTGGAAAATTGATTTTTTAAGCGAACAAGTCTGTCGGTTGTTTGATACCAAAACAAAAGATATCATTGCAAATCCTCAAATTCTCATTGATCGAGTGTTTGAAGGTGACCGTGCTCGGATGTCTCATATTTGGATGAACCAATTACGGGAAAACCATACTGGATTACTTTACCGGATACAAAGGGTGGATGGAAAACTCAAGTGGGCGTTGGAACATCGATTATTCATTCCTTCCAAAAATGGAAGTGCCAATAAAGCAGTTGCTGTCATTACGGATATGACCAGTTATATGGAGAACCAAACCAAACTGGAACAATCACTCAAAGAAAATGAAACTTTGTTAACTGAAGTTCACCATAGAGTTAAAAATAACTTAGCAGTCATCATATCATTTTTGCAATTACAAGTTTATTCTTCGCCGCCTGAAACAGCTGATATCTTAGAACAAAGTATCGTTAGAATCAAAGCAATTGCATTGGTTCACGAAAAATTGTATAGCAGCAAAAATTTGTCTGGTTTGAGTTCGGTAGATTATATCACAAGTCTTGTCGAAAATATCAAACTCATGTACATGAGGTCAGATATTCTGATCGAATTAGACATCCAAAAAATGGAATTCAATATTATTGATGCGATACCAATGGGACTTATGATCACTGAGATGTTAACCAATAGTTTTCGACATGCATTTAAAATTCCGAAACAAGATGCTCAAATTAAAATTGAATTTATAGTGAAAGAGAATGGTCAATTTGATTTGAAGTATCGTGATAATGGAATTGGTTTTCCTATTGATTTTGATTATCGCAAAGCAGAAACCATAGGTTTGTCAGTGATCTTCTCATTGAGCAGTCAGTTGAATGGACGTGAAATAGAATGTTCATCTAGTCCAAACAACGGAGTTTTTTATCATTTTTCGTTTTCACCAAAAAGAACATTCCCCAATAAAAATTAG
- a CDS encoding MaoC family dehydratase, with protein MYQKGKSFSEIQIGDTASFTKTISETDVYLFAGISGDFNPLHVDEEYAKTTNFGTRIAHGGLAASLLAPVLGMKLPGLGTVALETTTKFRKPVYFGDTITCLVEVTEKVERIKAVRMKIVWSNQKGEVVSKGETLVIPPG; from the coding sequence ATGTATCAGAAAGGAAAAAGTTTTTCAGAAATTCAAATTGGTGATACTGCATCATTCACAAAAACTATATCGGAAACCGATGTATATCTGTTTGCTGGAATCAGTGGTGATTTCAATCCGTTACATGTAGATGAAGAGTATGCAAAAACAACAAACTTTGGAACTAGGATTGCTCACGGTGGGCTTGCTGCTTCTTTACTAGCACCCGTTCTTGGAATGAAGTTGCCTGGACTTGGGACAGTTGCTTTAGAAACGACAACGAAATTTCGAAAACCTGTTTATTTCGGAGATACAATCACTTGCCTTGTGGAAGTGACAGAAAAAGTGGAAAGGATCAAAGCAGTTCGTATGAAAATTGTTTGGTCAAATCAGAAAGGAGAAGTGGTCAGCAAAGGGGAAACCTTGGTCATTCCTCCCGGTTGA
- a CDS encoding acyltransferase family protein — translation MGRLVYLDNLRSFALLLGIVFHSAIVYASDIQYAIQTEERSDILSYFCYWIHSFRMPMFYMISGFFSAMVIEKKGIGFYWEGRFKRILIPTIFGLIFLAPIQYFLMEKVRTPNVDLFEFLKYFFTKEKFQHSHLWFLVDLFCFSMIYILIHKWIKKFVSLEFWKGFELRLLVLFLLGFLFVLGLHTQFPKGESYYGIFKLTFVYQFSFFLLGVFCFFWKEILVQKNSSPFKVTAVFVWAIFFSLLLMDLEITDPLWIYFSYANPLYRTLHIFVWVLSPYLWTIFFVTLLIRYGNEEGKLGRYTIEASLPIYLLHHPISLVFAFLMKDSIFPLWGKFFLHNLVVLSVSFLLYECFIQRSKPLRFLFGLKNH, via the coding sequence ATGGGACGACTTGTATACTTAGATAACCTACGTTCTTTTGCTTTATTACTGGGAATTGTTTTCCATTCCGCGATTGTTTACGCATCCGATATCCAATATGCCATCCAAACGGAAGAGAGGAGTGATATTCTATCCTATTTTTGTTATTGGATCCATAGTTTTCGGATGCCTATGTTTTATATGATTTCTGGTTTTTTTTCAGCGATGGTGATAGAAAAAAAAGGCATCGGGTTTTATTGGGAAGGAAGGTTCAAAAGAATTCTCATCCCAACTATATTTGGTTTAATCTTTTTAGCGCCGATCCAATATTTTTTAATGGAAAAGGTACGAACACCTAATGTTGATTTGTTTGAATTTTTAAAATATTTTTTTACGAAAGAAAAATTCCAACATTCACATTTATGGTTTTTAGTAGATCTATTTTGTTTCAGCATGATTTATATTTTAATTCATAAGTGGATCAAAAAATTTGTCTCTTTAGAGTTTTGGAAGGGATTTGAATTAAGATTATTAGTTTTGTTTTTATTGGGATTTTTATTTGTTTTAGGATTACATACACAATTCCCTAAAGGGGAATCTTATTATGGAATTTTTAAACTCACATTCGTGTATCAATTTTCATTTTTTCTTTTAGGTGTATTTTGTTTTTTTTGGAAAGAAATTCTCGTCCAAAAAAACTCATCTCCTTTCAAAGTAACCGCGGTTTTTGTTTGGGCTATATTTTTTTCACTTTTACTTATGGATCTTGAAATTACTGACCCTCTTTGGATTTATTTTTCTTATGCAAATCCACTGTACCGAACTCTTCATATATTTGTATGGGTATTATCTCCATATCTATGGACAATATTCTTTGTCACTTTATTGATTCGCTATGGAAATGAAGAAGGGAAATTAGGTAGATACACCATTGAAGCAAGTTTGCCGATTTATTTATTACACCATCCTATTTCACTCGTTTTTGCTTTCCTTATGAAGGATTCAATTTTCCCACTTTGGGGAAAATTTTTCCTTCACAATTTGGTTGTATTAAGTGTTAGTTTTTTGCTTTATGAATGTTTCATCCAAAGGTCAAAACCATTAAGGTTTTTATTTGGATTAAAAAACCATTAA
- a CDS encoding HNH endonuclease, protein MTEPPLEPFFSDISDEEIRRERKKAKDLKNTAWWKNKRGSGICHYCGKKFKVDELTMDHLIPLIRGGKSVKANLVPACKDCNFKKKHSLPFEREFFS, encoded by the coding sequence ATGACGGAACCACCTCTCGAACCTTTTTTCTCTGATATCAGTGATGAAGAAATACGTCGGGAAAGAAAAAAAGCCAAAGACTTAAAAAATACAGCTTGGTGGAAAAACAAACGTGGCTCAGGGATATGCCATTATTGTGGAAAAAAGTTCAAAGTAGATGAACTAACTATGGACCACTTAATACCCCTTATACGGGGAGGAAAGTCTGTAAAAGCAAATTTAGTACCTGCCTGTAAAGATTGTAATTTCAAAAAGAAACATAGCCTTCCTTTTGAAAGGGAGTTTTTTAGCTAA
- a CDS encoding 50S ribosomal protein L11 methyltransferase codes for MEYRELKVNLPKELSDPFYELLDSLQCAGYYEILFDGEAPKEKDQGLIRDNTNIRIYLQTDEVEKELKILIFLKLHAPNNSNSESRIIETRDYEEAYKEYYKPFPIGNKLWVIPTWEKNEPNTIALWQPSNGIPLFINPGVAFGTGHHETTKLILEHLDSLYAEGKFLFQSACDVGTGSGILSIGLAKFGVSKIFALDIDPNAVKAAWSNWTENEYPKGFQFSVEESGIDNPKLSEQKYDLAIANITFAVLSQNIRHLAKINAPRIIFSGIITEKKDDFLSLLQSHLPGKLLYSKEWNEWWVLDWQRN; via the coding sequence TTGGAATATAGAGAATTAAAAGTCAATTTACCTAAAGAATTATCGGATCCTTTTTATGAACTTCTGGATTCTTTACAATGTGCTGGGTATTATGAAATTCTTTTTGATGGGGAAGCTCCAAAAGAAAAAGACCAAGGCCTCATCCGAGACAATACCAATATTCGAATTTATTTACAAACTGATGAAGTGGAAAAAGAATTAAAAATTTTAATATTTTTAAAACTTCATGCACCTAATAATTCTAATTCGGAATCTCGTATCATTGAAACTAGAGATTACGAAGAAGCTTACAAAGAATATTACAAACCTTTCCCAATTGGAAACAAACTTTGGGTGATCCCTACCTGGGAAAAAAATGAACCGAATACAATTGCCTTATGGCAACCATCAAATGGAATTCCGCTTTTCATCAACCCAGGAGTGGCATTTGGGACGGGCCACCATGAAACTACTAAACTGATTTTAGAACATTTGGATTCATTGTATGCTGAAGGTAAGTTTTTATTCCAATCAGCATGTGATGTAGGCACTGGGTCAGGAATTTTATCCATAGGCCTTGCGAAATTTGGGGTATCCAAAATATTTGCATTGGATATTGATCCAAATGCAGTAAAAGCAGCTTGGTCCAACTGGACTGAAAACGAATACCCAAAAGGTTTTCAATTTAGCGTAGAAGAATCAGGTATCGATAATCCAAAATTATCCGAACAAAAGTATGATCTTGCGATTGCCAATATTACATTTGCTGTTTTATCACAAAACATCCGTCATTTGGCAAAAATCAACGCACCACGGATTATTTTTTCTGGTATCATCACAGAGAAAAAAGATGATTTTTTAAGTTTATTACAAAGTCATTTGCCAGGCAAACTCCTCTACTCCAAGGAATGGAATGAGTGGTGGGTGCTTGATTGGCAAAGAAACTAA
- a CDS encoding 7TM diverse intracellular signaling domain-containing protein — protein sequence MRNISFFKHFFTLSRICTFSLFLFVPVHLSAKPIIDLDTEMNGNSIWNQVLVLEDPSQSILESSILSGAKDGEFNTLTSPNLGFSQSVYWVRMEVRNPTKEMIRWNLLFDFPLIDEIKIFGVPLTNGFVQTLGDSFPYDKRNVDYRNPVFPIISQTNSTSVYYLKIKSESTIPLTLSMWTEKEFNQKLYKEQMIFGIFYGILFVMIAYNFFIYIFTYEKSYLLFLFFISSIFFFHLVNNGFAFQYMWPNWVFWANYSLPFFICLSCITGIIFTNNYLSLKKHLPRVSKLMWVWVGILVLFSLVTFFLRYRLAMVTSILLTVPTALLLVYSGTYTYIANVRTARYYLISWAFFLFGVLLYSLKSLGFLSDNHITRWTIQIGTALQTVLLSLGLADRINFLTRSLRENLRDLSHAKVKIEESEKRFREIFQGSDEVILMMDENFEIINANRSLSKHLGYRLDDLRNKKITEILYTGRDQKSDYNIMFVNDKLTDLKMTGSAINFKTELSQKYVKEPKEMVCRIQYINFDETREVLMTLSPEYEDTIIQLIDSEKIELSMNNYLRNAELVSQKITAQLAKYLSTIEQTEVRSSVREIIINAVEHGNLNISFDEKSKALIEGNYLEFLQKRQEDPRYRQKKVKIEYSFSSEYVAFRITDEGKGFDHKKHMEKSIDEMNEAHVQHGRGILMTKSVFDRIEYNDKGNQVSLIKFLNRN from the coding sequence ATGCGAAATATAAGTTTCTTTAAACATTTCTTCACCCTTTCCCGCATTTGTACGTTCTCACTGTTTTTGTTTGTCCCTGTTCACCTCAGTGCAAAACCAATCATCGATTTAGACACAGAGATGAATGGGAATTCGATATGGAACCAAGTATTGGTTTTAGAAGATCCCTCACAGTCGATTCTAGAATCTTCCATTCTCTCTGGTGCAAAAGATGGAGAATTCAATACCCTCACTTCACCGAATTTAGGTTTTTCCCAATCTGTTTATTGGGTCAGAATGGAAGTGCGGAATCCAACAAAAGAAATGATACGCTGGAATTTACTATTTGATTTTCCGCTGATTGACGAGATCAAAATTTTTGGTGTCCCTCTTACCAATGGATTTGTACAAACTCTTGGCGATTCTTTTCCTTATGATAAGAGGAATGTGGATTATCGAAATCCTGTGTTTCCTATTATTTCCCAAACAAACTCCACTTCCGTTTACTATTTAAAGATAAAATCTGAGTCAACAATCCCGCTAACTTTGAGTATGTGGACAGAGAAAGAGTTTAATCAAAAATTATATAAAGAACAAATGATTTTTGGTATTTTTTACGGGATTTTGTTTGTGATGATTGCATATAATTTTTTCATTTATATTTTCACTTATGAAAAAAGTTATTTGTTATTTTTATTTTTTATTAGTTCTATCTTTTTCTTTCATTTAGTCAATAATGGTTTTGCATTCCAATACATGTGGCCTAATTGGGTATTTTGGGCAAATTATTCTTTGCCATTTTTCATCTGTTTGTCTTGTATCACTGGGATCATTTTTACAAACAATTATTTAAGTTTAAAAAAACACTTACCACGAGTTTCAAAATTGATGTGGGTTTGGGTTGGAATCCTTGTATTGTTTTCTTTGGTCACATTCTTTTTACGTTATCGTCTTGCAATGGTGACTTCAATATTATTAACAGTACCTACTGCACTTTTACTAGTGTATAGTGGAACGTATACATATATTGCAAATGTTAGGACAGCACGATATTACCTTATTTCATGGGCATTCTTTTTGTTTGGTGTCTTACTTTATTCTTTAAAAAGTTTAGGATTTTTATCAGACAATCATATCACTCGATGGACGATCCAAATTGGTACGGCCTTACAAACTGTTTTACTTTCCCTGGGTCTTGCCGATCGTATCAATTTTTTAACCAGAAGTCTCAGAGAAAATTTAAGAGATTTATCCCATGCGAAGGTTAAAATTGAGGAATCCGAAAAACGTTTCCGGGAAATTTTCCAAGGATCGGATGAAGTGATATTAATGATGGATGAGAATTTTGAAATCATCAATGCAAACAGGTCCTTATCAAAACACCTCGGGTATCGATTGGATGATCTTCGTAATAAAAAAATCACCGAAATCCTCTATACGGGCCGTGACCAAAAATCGGATTATAATATTATGTTTGTGAATGATAAACTCACAGACTTAAAAATGACTGGTTCTGCTATCAATTTTAAAACAGAACTTTCTCAGAAGTACGTGAAAGAACCAAAAGAAATGGTTTGTCGGATACAATACATAAACTTTGACGAAACAAGGGAAGTCCTTATGACCTTGTCACCAGAATACGAAGATACCATCATACAACTCATTGATTCAGAAAAAATTGAACTATCGATGAATAATTATCTCAGAAATGCAGAACTTGTATCTCAAAAAATCACCGCCCAATTAGCAAAATATTTAAGCACAATTGAACAAACAGAAGTTAGATCATCGGTAAGGGAGATTATCATAAATGCTGTTGAACATGGTAATTTAAATATCAGTTTTGATGAAAAATCAAAAGCACTGATTGAAGGGAATTATCTGGAATTTTTACAGAAGCGACAAGAAGACCCAAGGTATCGACAAAAAAAAGTAAAAATCGAATATTCCTTTAGTAGCGAGTATGTAGCATTTCGTATCACAGATGAAGGAAAAGGATTTGATCATAAAAAACACATGGAAAAATCCATAGATGAAATGAACGAAGCCCATGTGCAACATGGACGTGGGATCCTTATGACAAAATCAGTTTTTGATCGTATTGAATACAACGACAAAGGGAATCAGGTAAGTTTGATCAAATTTTTAAATCGAAATTAG
- a CDS encoding helix-turn-helix domain-containing protein — MVSKVEQTSDGLDPLISESGDYITDVVKENLKLIRHTKGFSLDKLANRCGVSRAMLSQIEQGKSVPTISVLWKIANGLNVPFSELLKEKNQDGIHILKAENSKVLYSNSKVFASRALFPFLGNRKTEFYELILKPGGHEVAEPHKTGTTENLVVVSGKLRLRVGEKVVELEPKDSVFFKADVSHEYSNPTDQETLMYLVMDYTDEIG; from the coding sequence ATGGTCAGTAAAGTAGAACAAACAAGTGACGGATTAGATCCATTAATTTCAGAATCAGGCGACTATATAACAGATGTTGTCAAAGAAAATCTGAAACTCATCCGTCATACCAAAGGATTTTCCTTGGACAAACTCGCAAACCGATGTGGCGTGAGCCGAGCGATGTTGTCCCAAATTGAACAAGGGAAATCTGTGCCGACCATTTCTGTTTTATGGAAAATCGCAAACGGACTCAATGTTCCTTTTTCCGAACTGCTCAAAGAAAAAAACCAAGACGGAATCCATATTCTCAAAGCAGAAAATTCCAAAGTTTTATATTCCAACTCGAAAGTGTTTGCAAGCCGTGCCCTTTTTCCCTTCCTCGGAAACCGCAAAACAGAATTTTATGAACTCATTTTAAAACCTGGTGGCCACGAAGTGGCGGAACCACACAAAACAGGAACAACAGAAAACCTAGTTGTGGTATCTGGAAAACTTCGATTGCGTGTGGGCGAAAAGGTAGTGGAACTAGAACCAAAAGACTCTGTTTTTTTTAAAGCAGACGTATCACATGAATATTCCAATCCAACTGACCAAGAAACTCTTATGTATTTGGTAATGGATTATACGGATGAAATAGGTTAA
- a CDS encoding DUF1292 domain-containing protein → MDAKDLGFQADDFLPNRTTEEIDLVDEKGNSYQWEVFYSFSLFGNDYLVFLPTTEQEYQFVNIEMDDPDSDVPGYIVMRIGQDEAGEEILEEILDDDELEEIREFVEDEIGLVGQFLNREE, encoded by the coding sequence ATGGACGCCAAAGATTTAGGGTTCCAAGCAGATGATTTTTTACCAAATCGCACTACGGAAGAAATCGATTTGGTGGATGAAAAGGGAAATAGTTACCAATGGGAAGTTTTTTATTCCTTTTCCCTCTTTGGAAATGATTATTTGGTTTTTTTACCAACAACAGAACAAGAATACCAATTTGTAAACATTGAGATGGACGACCCTGATTCTGATGTACCTGGATACATTGTTATGCGTATTGGACAAGATGAAGCGGGTGAAGAAATATTAGAAGAAATCTTAGATGATGATGAACTCGAAGAAATCCGTGAATTTGTGGAAGATGAAATTGGACTCGTTGGCCAATTTCTCAACCGGGAGGAATGA